From the Macaca nemestrina isolate mMacNem1 chromosome 7, mMacNem.hap1, whole genome shotgun sequence genome, the window cccaaagtgctgggattagaggcatgtgccaccacacctggtgggCAAAACTTTTTAAcgagtgcactccagcctgggtgacagagcaaaactctgtctcacaaaaaaaaaaaaaaaaagaaaagaaataaaaaagaaatacaaatacattttgaagaaaaaatttaaatgtgcaaGAGTAAGGGCCaggtgggaggccaaggcgggtggatcacgaggtcaggagatcgtgaccatcctggctaacacggtgaaactccatctctattaaaaatacaaaaaattagctgggcgtggtggcgagcgcctgtagtcccagctactcgtcgggaggctgagggaggagaatggtgtgaacccgagaggtggaggttgcagtgagctgagatcgcgccacactgcactccagcctgggtgacagagcgagactctgtctcaaaaaaaaaaaaaaagaaaagaaaagaaaagaaaaaaagtgcaaGAGTAGAGGACTTAAAGAAATGTTCACGCCTTTCGGCTCTCTGACCATGGCGGTTGGCAAGAACAAGTGCCTTACGAAAGGCGGCAAAACGGGAGCCAAGAAGAAAGTGGTTGATccattttctaagaaagattgGTATGATGTGAAAGCACCTGCTATGTTCAATATAAGAAATACTGGAAAGACGCTCGTCACCAGGACCCAAGGAACCAAAATTGCATCTGATGGTCTCAAGGGTCGTGTGTTTGAAGTGAGTCTTGCTGATTTGCAGAATGATGAAGTTGCATTTAGAATATTCAAgctgatggccgggcgcggtggcgcaagcctgtaatcccagcactttgggaggccgagacggggagatcaagaccatcctggctaacatggtgaaaccccgtctctactaaaaaatacaaaaaaaaaaaactagccgggcgaggtagcgggcgcctgtagtcccagctactccggaggctgaggcaggagaatggcataaacccgggaggcggagcttgcagtgagccgagatcgcgccactgcactccagcctgggcgacagagcaagactccgtctcaaaaaaaaaaaaaaaaaaagaaaattcaagctgATTACTGAAGATGTTCAGGGCAAAAACTGCCTGACTAACTTCCATGGCATGGATCTTACACGTGACAAAATGTATTCCATGGTCAAAAAGTGGCAGACAATGATTGAAGCTCATGTTGACGTCAAGACTACCAATGGTTACTTGCTTCGTCTGTTCTGTGTTGGTTTTATAAAAAACGCAACAATCAGATACGGAAGACCTCTTATGCTTAGCACCAACAGGTCCGCCAAATCCAGAAGAAGATGATGGAAATCATGACCCGAGAGGTGCAAATGACTTGAAAGAAGTGGTCAATAAATTGATTCCAGACAGCATTGGAAAAGACATAGAAAAGGCTTGCCAATCTATTTATCCTCTCCATGATGTCTTcgttagaaaagtaaaaatgctgAAGAAGCCCAAGTTTGAATTGGGAAAGCTCATGGAGCTTCATGGTGAAGGCAGGAGTTCTGGAAAAGCCACTGGGGACGAGACAGGTGCTAAAGTTGAACGAGCTGATGGATATGAACCACCAGTCCAAGAATCTGTTTAAAGTTCAGACTTCAATTAGTGTCAAATAAAAAGTGCTATttgtgggaaagaaaaaaaaaaaaagaaatgttcacttggctgggcgtggtggctcatgcctgtaatcccaccactttggaaggtcaaggtaggcagatcacccgagagcaggagtttaagaccagcctggccaacatgttgaaaccctatctctgcaaaaatacaataattagccaggcatgatggcaggtgaccataatcctagctactcgagaggttgaggcgggagaattgcttgaacctgggaggcggaggttgtagtgagtcgagatcgcgccactgcactctagcctgggtgacagagcaagactgtgtctcgaaaaaacaaagaaaagtaaaaaagaaatgttcactCGCAGTACTCCTAGTATATACTTGCTTTCTCGGGTATCAGGGGTATGTTCATGGAAATGTTTGAGACCCTCTGCCCTAGTGATCACACTACTCAGGAGCAGAAGTAAGGCCAGGGATGATCCTGGAATCCTGACACACATGAAATGAAAAGTCAGGGAAGACCCCACTTGAAATAGTAACTTGGATAGGCTCTTGGCTTAGAAAGGGCATCTACTGAAATGGTACCTAGGCTATGGGAAGGATTCAGGCAGAGAGCCCCTTAGGGACAATGCCTTTTTACAGTAGGGACCAGAGGAGAGTTTTCATAATATCCACTCTTGGCTtgactatgttttctttttttcccctagaaacTGGTCCACAATGTGCATAACCACATCACCAATGACAAGAGATTCAATGGGTCTGAAAGGTATGGTCCCCTTgaggaaaaagaatgagaaggTACTTTGCTGAGGACAGGGAAGTAGAGGGGGATGCTCCAATACAGCAATGAGACTCAGGCTTTGATCTCACCATACCTTCTTAGGCCATGGAGGGATTTGCCACAAAGTTGATTAGTGCCGGGTACCTCTGTTTGTCTGGCTCTTACAAAGCGGACAACCTtattcattctcttctctttgtgGCAGCATCAAGTCCTCTTGGAATATTTCAGTAGTGAAGTTTCTTCTGGAAAAGCTCAAGCAAGAGCTGGTGACCAGTCCCCACAATTACACTGATAAGGAGCTAAAAGGTGAGAAAAACTGGTTTAACTCCTATGCCATCctttctccccctctcctcccactCCTCTTTCTTGGTCAGAGGAGAAGAGGAATAATAGAGATGATTTAGGTGGTTTTGAAAATAGTGGATTTGAAACTTTTTTTGGCTATTC encodes:
- the LOC139364339 gene encoding small ribosomal subunit protein eS1-like: MFTPFGSLTMAVGKNKCLTKGGKTGAKKKVVDPFSKKDWYDVKAPAMFNIRNTGKTLVTRTQGTKIASDGLKGRVFEVSLADLQNDEVAFRIFKLMAGRGGASL